The stretch of DNA ACGCGCGCAgacgggcagagagagagagagccagagagacgcacgcaggcaggcagaGCCAGAAAGAGACGCTCGCAGGCAGGCCGAGCCAGAAAGAGACACGCACAGTCATCAGGTATTTCCGGAGACTGCATAACTCGAGCACAGACAGCGGTGACTGCTCACCTGTGAGGGGTGGAATACAACATTGGTGACTTTCTTAGTGTGCCCTTTGAGAGTGGCAAGGATCTGCTGCGAGAGAGCGTCAAACACCACAACGCTCTTATCCGACCCACCTGCGACAGTCAAgaaggaggcagagagacagacggaACTTTAATTATGAGGTCTGTTCCGCCAGAGACCGTAAGCGAGACAAGGAGAAACAATGAAGATATGGAATCTGCGTGTGCCAAGACGGAGAGAGCGTCAGTGACATCCAACAGGCGCTTACCGGTAAGAGTTTTGTTTGTGTCTGTTGGGCACAAATCCAGAGCCAAAATACCAGGGACGCTCGCACTGTGCAGACCCTGGGCAAAGAGACAGCTGCAGTGAGACAGACTAGCAGGAAACACAGCGAGACAGACTAGGACTTTGGAGCGAGCGCAGAAACTCACCACGTGAGAGGAAACTTGGTGATACTTGCTGAGTTCCTCGGGCTTCACTAGATCCTCTGGGACGGTCTTACCGCGCTATGGAGAGAGCAGAAGAGGGAGGGGCATGAGACGCGGAATGAGACCAAGACAGAGAGCGCGTCAGACTGCAGCACTCCTTTCTTACCTTCTTACGCTCCGTGGTGAGGACAGTTGCTTTGTCTTGAAGCtgcaagacagagagagagcttgtTAATCGCTGCACTGTATGGTGAGAGCACCTGGGAGTAAGGACCTTGGTACTCACTGGGAGATGAGTACTCTAGCagcattgttacagtatttaatCATTACCTTCTGGATGATCTCTGCCGACATTCCAACCAGTTCTCCCAGGTCCATCGCCTCTCCCGAGCCCTGTGCGGAACAGAAGAGAGACGTGAATATGACGTGGAGAGAGACgtggagaggaagagacagacagacaggagtgGGATGGACATCGAACGGATACTCACCGCTGTTCCAGCCTGCGGGGTCGGGTTGGCCTGAGGAAGAGAGATACCGGCCTGGGGCTTCAGAGTCGCCAAAGCTGCAGAGAGAGTTATTACACCGTGATTGTGTATATGATTACAGTGAGGGCGCACGCACAGAAGATTACCCTAGGATTGTGTATATTACAGTGAGCGCACGCACAGAAGATTACCCTAGGATTGTGTATATTACAGTGAGGGCGCACGCACAGAAGATTACCCTAGGATTGTGTATATTACAGTGAGGGCGCACGCACAGATTACCCTAGGATTGTGTATATGATTACAGTGAGGGCGCACGCACAGATTACCCTAGGATTGTGTATATGATTACAGTGAGGGCGCACGCACAGAAGATTACCCTAGGATTGTGTATATGATTACAGTGAGGGCGCACGCACAGATTACCCTAGGATTGTGTATATGATTACAGTGAGGGCGCACGCACAGATTACCCTAGGATTGTGTATATGATTACAGTGAGGGCGCACGCACAGAAGATTACCCTAGGATTGTGTATATGATTACAGTGAGGGCGCACGCACAGAAGATTACCCTAGGATTGTGTATATTACAGTGAGGGCGCACGCACAGAAGATTACCCTAGGATTGTGTATATGATTACAGTGAGGGCGCACGCACAGAAGATTACCCTAGGATTGTGTATATTACAGTGAGGGCGCACGCACAGAAGATTACCCTAGGATTGTGTATATGATTACAGTGAGGGCGCACGCACAGAAGATTACCCTAGGATTGTGTATATGATTACAGTGAGGGCGCACGCACAGAAGATTACCCTAGGATTGTGTATATTACAGTGAGGGCGCACGCACAGAAGATTACCCTAGGATTGTGTATATGATTACAGTGAGGGCGCACGCACAGAAGATTACCCTAGGATTGTGTATATGATTACAGTGAGGGCGCACGCACAGAAGATTACCCTAGGATTGTGTATATTACAGTGAGGGCGCACGCACAGAAGATTACCCTAGGATTGTGTATATTACAGTGAGCGCACGCACAGAAGATTACCCTAGGATTCTGCATATCAGTGCATTACCGCTCCGCACAGAGGTGTTACACAGCGCTGTCGGGTTTAGCCTCTTTCTCTCACACTGCAGACCCTTCTAGCAGCACTAAGGGGGAACCAGAGACCCTCCCATCCCCCGGGGCAGTTCTTACCTTCACGGGCGGCTGTCACCTCCTTGGTGAGACGTGCGATGACACGACAGGCGGCGTCGTGCTGGTAGAGAGCGTGAGACAGTTCCTGGCGAGTAGTCTGCAGCTGCTGGCGCAGCGTGAAACTGTGCAGCATCACCGCGTCCTGGAAGGCAGGGAGAGGTCattagatgggggggggggggggggggcaatgtgaCACCCCCCCTGACAGATGGCACAcgttgcctcctcctcctcctccgcacAATAACCTAAATCACCCCCTGACACAATTGGAGGCGGGAAATTCTGGGGGCGACTGACACTCGTATTTGTCGGGGGGAATTTATTTCAATTTTGTGCGATATCACCAGGTACaaatccccctcccttctctccaaaTAAAGAAAAGGGGCGCAGCATTGTACAAAACCTATTCTAGCTCACTAATTAAAAAGCAGATAATGAATGCACTCACACAACCGCTTATAAGCAGAGCTGTGTAAGTAAGGCATGCGAGCGCGAGAGAGCTGGGAGTAACACTTAGACAGCAAGACGCTCACCCATTCATCCTGCAGAGACTTCAGAATAGCAGGGATACTGGTTGCAGACGGCGGCTTGGGGCGAATCGGGTGGGcaactgcgagagagagagagagagagacacccagaAAAGGGAGACTATGAGAGGGGGACAATAAGAGAAGGGGAGGGATTtcaagagacagccagagagcaAAAGAAGAATGTTAAGCGTCTACGGCTTCGTCCCCGGTGGCCACGCTGCGCGAGCGACGGTGTgcgccgcacacaaagtacagccctctatggggcaggccccagtcggcgtgcgccgcacacaaagtacagccctctatggggcaggccccagtcagcgTGTGCGCagcgcacacaaagtacagccctctatggggcaggccccagtcggcgtgtgcgccgcacacaaagtacagccctctatggggcaggccccagtcggcgtgtgcgcagcgcacacaaagtacagccctctatggggcaggccccagtcggcgtgcgccgcacacaaagtacagccctctatggggcaggccccagtcggcgtgcgccgcacacaaagtacagccctctatggggaaggccccagtcggcgtgtgcgccgcacacaaagtacagccctctatggggaaggccccagtcggcgtgcgccgcacacaaagtacagccctctatggggaaggccccagtcggcgtgcgccgcacacaaagtacagccctctatggggaaggccccagtcggcgtgtgcgccgcacacaaagtacagccctctatggggaaggccccagtcggcgtgtgcgccgcacacaaagtacagccctctatggggcaggccccagtcggcgtgtgcgccgcacacaaagtacagccctctatggggcaggccccagtcagcgTGTGCGCAgcgcacaaagtacagccctctatggggaaggccccagtcggcgtgtgcgccgcacacaaagtacagccctctatggggaaggccccagtcggcgtgtgcgccgcacacaaagtacagccctctatggggaaggccccagtcggcgtgtgcaccgcacacaaagtacagccctctatggggcaggccccagtcggcgtgtgcgTCGCACACAAAGCGCTTTGAAcgaccgcctttgccaaaagacaagatgttTGCTTTGTGGTGCGGCGGACGAGCATTGGCCAGGTggcggcggcggttcagccaatgagggcgaaccagccgcgtgatgtcatggccacgtccCCGCCACGAGTTGCCTCATGGAGTCCTTCAGGTCGTGCTGATGCAGGGAACGAGCGCCGCCAGGGACCCCGTCGCTCGCGCACCGGGGCCTTAGAGATGCCCGTGAACCCTCGGCTGCCCTCTGACCTTTGATGTCGACCAGCTGATCCTCGCTCAGTGGCTGATTGGTCACTGGATCCGTCCCATTCTCAGCCAAATATTTCTCAATGAGACGCCGATCAAACACGTGACCCGACAGTGGAGACACGCAGGGGCGGTCTGTGACCTCATTACTGACTGTATACAGAGAGAGAAGTGTATATACATTACACAGAGGGGAGCACACAGGTCGTTTGTCATTatagaatatatacatacatacacacacacacacacacacacacacacacacacacacacacacacacacacacaataccgtgTTTAAAGACGAAAtaaaaggcagcactccagaaatgGTCAAAAAAAGTATATTGTAGACAAGACACaataccaacgtttcggtccgcaagcgggacctttctcaaggtggtgcatacatatacacacacacacacacacacacacacacacacacacacacacacacacataatggatgcattctgaatatctgaattaacattctgatttatttcttcaaacaggtatgtttcaTTGAGCTGAATTCTACCATAatgagaaattaagatttaattaactattggggtacagtatgtttctgtgagttgataggcagaccccccctcccttaattgttattcaattgCATATGGTCATAGTATTTAAGACCATCCGTCTAGGCTGtgaagccatatggctgtgtcacATTTAAAAAGTgtctggcagagttaattttggagttgaaattggaggtgaagatttgaggaagatcgggactctgcacaacaacgttccaaaagctgtgattctttgtactcttcctatcccccagtacctgggaagtctctcctcctgtatctcactatgccctccctattgctttttctgtttcctcactcctttgtgaacgtctctgttctctccaacttccccactgcaccattatttatacacctctctcccaacaacttctttaaccctaaataaaaaacacccacacaaatcctctattcacaccatctatctactccttcctgctgcaggGGATCTCCCCTAAGGCTGTgcgtatagtgctggcgacgcgacgggtgacgtcacccgtcgccgctagcaaaagttatatttcgctttgcggcggcgcggGCGTATAAGCATTTGATTGGTTCAcagctgtcacatgaggcgacagcccttgaaaaatcaaatattgccagctaccaaaattCGCGACGCAACGTCCctccatcgcgcttactataagcgcacgcggcagcagcagcaattcatttgtttttgggcgccatcgccggcactatacgtgCAGCCTTAACCCAGACATACACTCCTGCTCTCGCCCACGCTTCCCTGTCATCTCtttccctgtaaatggtgttaaaccTAATTTTAATAATgattaaccttaaaactcgccccacaaatcaagcatcccaatatcctgcactcatggttaatgtcccacacccagtcactcctaccccccattgtgaccaagcactgccatgtacaccacttattccctcacctgctgtctgttagttccccatcataccacttagattgtaagctcttcaaggcagggatttcctttcctattgtctgatattgctgcgcttattgtattataatttcctgtactgtattctttgtgaagtgccgagtacacttttggcgctatataaataaagacatgcataaatggaaatattccggtatgctcatttgcatgtcttagacaggtctctaACCCctcatttcaccattatcacccagcacacagcacttccactgcagcaagggattaagatgcatagccagtaaaccatcccacagacagccgttttgaccttaatgggtctcagtgtggggttggttatacgggctttgcaaaatgaagcagggatcggttttaccatacttagtaaaattatggtgggtaacaaaaaagtgacaaaaaccctcctcagtaaagcatatagcaaaaggAAATatgactgtatgctcatttgcatgtctatatatagatattacacacacagtatatatcactcACTTTAgcagtatatatgtataacacacacatatataacacagtatataatatatatatatatatatacacccactgtagcagtataatatatatatatatatatatatatatatatatatatatatatatatatatatatataacacagtatataatatatacactcactgtagCAGTATATGAtataacacacagtatataatatatactcacTGAAGCAGTAtatgatataacacacacagtatataatatatacactcactgaaGCAGTAtatgatataacacacacagtatataatatatacactcactgaaGCAGTATATGAtataacacacagtatataatatatacactcactgaaGCAGTATATGAtataacacacagtatataatatatacactcactgaaGCAGTAtatgatataacacacacagtatataatatatacactcactgaaGCAGTAtatgatataacacacacagtatataatatatacactcactgtagCAGTATATGAtataacacacagtatataatatatacactcactgtagCAGTATATGAtataacacacagtatataatatatacactcactgaaGCAGTAtatgatataacacacacagtatataatatatacactcactgaaGCAGTAtatgatataacacacacagtatataatatatacactcactgaaGCAGTAtatgatataacacacacagtatataatatatacactcactgtagCAGTATATGAtataacacacagtatataatatatacactcactgaaGCAGTATATGATATAACACACAGTAtagaatatatacactcactgtagCAGTATATGATATAACACACAGTAtagaatatatacactcactgaaGCAGTATATGATATAACACACAGTATAGAATATATACTCACTGAAGCAGGTCAGGGACATTTTCTCGCACACTCTGGCCGCTGATTGGTCTGTTCGCGGTGCGCGCGGGGCCGCAGGACTCTCCTGCGATTGGTCGGTTCCTGCGGTTCCCCGTGCTCTCGGTGcaccgcgctgtgattggctccGGCTCTCGTGACACCGGTTTGTGATTGGCTCGCTCCGTGTTACCGggcaggggttttttttttttttccgagctCACGCACTCAGCCCGCGTGCTGCCAACGTCCACAAGGCGCTTCCGGCTCAATCCGTTTCCGCTTCCGGGGGCGGAGCTTCCGCGCGTGCGCCGCAGACAACCGTTAATAAAGTTTcgaaaaagaaaaacaacgcGTGACGTTTGGAGCGCTCAGCCGCCATCTTTAGTCAGGGCAAAAGTAATGGGGTTCATCTGGGTGGAGGTGTCCTCGTGCTCAGTCGCCATTTTTAGTCAGGGCAAGAGGAATGGGATTAACCTGAGCAGGGAAGGAGGTTGTCCTCTGCGGCCCTGCAGGAGGGAACCTCTGTCAGGGAGAAAGTACACCCACCAAACCGGCATTTCCTGGGAAGACGCCACATGTATTGTCATGGATCGGGTCTTGGAGGACTGTGTATCTGTAACCGTGTATCTGTCATCTTAACTTTGTGCCCGGGACATGCGTGACAACGCGCAGTAAaataacacgcagatatatatatatatatatataataacacgcagagagatatatatataaacacgcagagataatatataataacacgcagagatctatatatatttataataacacgtggaaatatatatatataataaaacgcagagagatataataacacggcgagatttatatatataataacacgcggagatttattatatataataactcgcggagatatatatatataataactcgCGGAGATATATTACacgtagcgcactttcccccaccccctgggagatgtgtggctacggtgtgtggatGTGGTGCAATACCTTATGGTGGCAGggggtctgagcctccgctgctgggaacctgggatgcacctgagtgatgctcggcagcgcctccacctgtaataataacgtgttcttgtatagcgctgctagtttgcAGAGACAAAAGAAAATGCACCCGCTCAACCTAATACAACCAAAGGGGTCAGAGAAACAGACTAGTGCAATAGGGCAAGGAGATAATTATCAGACACAGAGAACACTGTATGAAGCAAAGACACTgtgcatacagataaggccctatatgATGCACTCAAGGTCTGAGGGAGGGCGAGAACCCTACTGAATTTGCAGTACAAAGGAGAGAGTCTGGACCAAGTAGTAATGTAAATTGTGTTTATTAAGGAAATACTATTAAAATGAGATGGTACCAGTTA from Ascaphus truei isolate aAscTru1 chromosome 8 unlocalized genomic scaffold, aAscTru1.hap1 SUPER_8_unloc_2, whole genome shotgun sequence encodes:
- the PRPF19 gene encoding pre-mRNA-processing factor 19 isoform X1, whose amino-acid sequence is MSLTCFISNEVTDRPCVSPLSGHVFDRRLIEKYLAENGTDPVTNQPLSEDQLVDIKVAHPIRPKPPSATSIPAILKSLQDEWDAVMLHSFTLRQQLQTTRQELSHALYQHDAACRVIARLTKEVTAAREALATLKPQAGISLPQANPTPQAGTAGSGEAMDLGELVGMSAEIIQKLQDKATVLTTERKKRGKTVPEDLVKPEELSKYHQVSSHVGLHSASVPGILALDLCPTDTNKTLTGGSDKSVVVFDALSQQILATLKGHTKKVTNVVFHPSQELVFSASPDCTIRVWSVPDASCAQVLRAHEGAVTGLSLHATGDYLLSCSDDQYWAFSDVHVGRVLTKVTDETSACALTCAQFHPDGLIFGTGTMDSQIKIWDLKERSNVANFPGHSGPVSCVAFSENGYYLATAADDSSVKLWDLRKLKNFKTLQLEEGYQVRSLVFDQSGTYLAVGGTDIQVYICKQWAEVLHFTDHSALTTGLAFGQNAKFLASTGMDRSLRFYSL